The sequence tgtgtatatataaaattaaaacctGCAGATGCTTGTTGACATTTTCTTTGACAACCCTCAAAACGATGTCATTTAATGAGTTGAATTAAAGTCTttcaatattttgaaaattgtaGAAACCATGATTAAGCTGCCTTCTCAACCAATTTACATGCAATCCACCTTTTGATTAATATTGTTCATATTTTAGTAGTACCATTTTTAAGAAGTGGCCAAGGGGCAGATTGTAATTTCTAGAGTTTATGTTAATGTGTTTACATTTAGGTAGCTTAGTGTATACTAGAGATGTTCAtgcagtgtttttttttcatcagaACATCAATTCACGAATACCATTGAACGAAATGCACCACAgtatatttgtttttcaatgACTAGGAATTTGTGATTTAGTAGAACGAACATCCGGTTAGGGCAGTGCCCAAACTAcgaaattaaattaaaagtaaatatattccAACAGAATTTGAACATGTAATCTCGAAAATCCTTATTTAGTAATTTAAGAGTTTTAACCATTATGTCAATTCGTTGTTGATGCTGAAATGCATCAATTAATAAATAGTAGAACGATTTCGTGATAATAAGATTGTCAAACAAAAGACAAATCTGATTCCAAATGTATTGGTTACTCTTTATTTGATTAGTGCGCATTGCATATTTGAATTCTCTTTAATCAAGCATTTAATGCAAGCACTAATATATTCCTTTTGTCTTTGTATAATACTTGTACATAAAATACAAAAGGAGGTGAAAGTTGGATGTTGTGATGCTTTGATCTATCACAAAGTTAAAAGATTATTAGATCTTGACAACAAAACCAAATTTGTGATTAATTTGATTTGTGTTTCCTAAtcgtttttgttattattattttattttttaaaaagcgAGTTGATGAAAGAATATGGAGAAAAGATGACGGAACTATGCGAGAAAATACTGAAAGCTATACTCTCTAGCTTTGGAGAGGATCTTCATCACAAATATTACAAGTCTGAGTTTGGAAACTGCCATGGCTACTTCAGGATCAACAACTACACAATCCCTTTAGAACAAGATCATCAAGAAGACAATGTTGACTTGTTAGAAGGGCTGGGAATGCACACTGACATGAGCTGCATCACTATCGTTGATCAAGACGACATTGGAGGTCTTCAAGTCAGAACCAGAGACGGGCTTGGTCTCATGGATATTAACCCTAAAGACGAGGCTTTAGTCGTCAACGTCGGAGATTTATTACACGCTTGGACCAACGGACGGCTGAGATCGTCCCAACACAGGGTTGTGTTGAAACGTCATAGTTTCGTGGATAACAGATTCTCCCTTGCTTTCTTCTGGTGCTTTGAGGATCAGAAAGTCGTGTTTGCCCCTGACGAAGTTGTTGGAGGTGGTGAAGGTGGGAGGGTATTTCGGTCATTTAAATGTGGGGATTATTTGAGGTTCAGGGAGAATATTGAGAAAGGGAAGTTCGAGAAGGTTGGGCACACGGTCGAAGACTTTGCACGAACTGAGGAccgtaattaatttttttttgttttgttttatattattgaaagttaATAACTTGTTGTCTAAAATATATTCCCTCCATTCTCGAATAAATTCTTCTTTAAATATTTAcgtatattaaaattattaaaaatatatacaattaaatttattatttattttactatgtattttctaataaatatcaaccaataTTATTTAACCAATTCAAATAGGATATTAGAAGTTCAGGAAATAAGTTGATATCCTTTGAGCAAAAAGTAAAATCCGGTAGAATGACTAGGGGAAGCTTGCCTTTAGATGTTACTATCAGGTCGAACTCCACTTTACCTAATGTTGAATACAACTTTGAAGTTTAGAGTTGCGTTTGACAAGATAGAGGAAGAGGATAAATTGTACACCGATTACTTTTTAGAATTGACCGAAGGTATAAAGAGATGCTTAACGAGATTGGAGTAAAAGACAATCGGGACGAGCTGCATATATACTTGAAATAAGGAGTTAAGAATCCAGATTTGATGTCTGGTGTAGAGTATGATGTCTTCTCGTTTTGGAAGCGAAACTGTACCAAGTTCCTAATTCTCTAACAGATTGCAAAGGATGTCTTTGCACTGCAGGTTTTTTCTGTTGCATCCGAGAATGTTTTCAGTACAGATGGAAGGATCATAAGCCCATCTTGAAGCTGCCTTACTCACTTCATGGTTGAAATATTGATGTGTACTAAATAATAGCTTAAGCATGACATTCATTGTGAATGAAGAATGCTTACTAATGCACAAATCCttgaaaacatcaaaaaattAGAAAAGACTGAGAGAGGTATATCATCTTCTATCTTACAAGTTCTAACGTTtagctttttattttgtttgtgtaTTAGTTTGTTTTGTTCTATCCTTGCATTAGAATATGCTATATGACATCAAGAGCCTATTCTCTTCTAAGGTATTGCACTAAAAAACCCTTAGTTTACAATGATTCGCTTCTGTTTTAGTTTCTTTTGACCTGATTTTCAAACTTTTCTTTGGCAGGAGTAGTACGTTCCACATCACTACATCATGATTGTCGAGCTCAAGATTGTTCCAATGTCTCTCACTTTAATTGTCGTGTGTtagttttgtttgttgttttgtttatgtCATTCAGTTTCAAAACTTTTAAGTGTTGCTATTTTCATTGTCGTATGTTGCTATTTTCAGTTTAAAACCTTTGTACTCAATTTCACTTTCAAGAGTAATTTTCAATTATGCGTTTCTGTTTCTTATGATttgctgttttttttatttttgaatcttACTTCAGTATAATCCGAACcgataaaaaaaaaccaaatgatatattatataaattatatccGATCCTGAAAAACCGATCCGAACCTGATAAATTATATCCGATCCCGAACCGTAGTAAAAAATTTACTAGAATTGGATCTATCGGGTGTTATTTTTTagaaccaaaatctaaaatatccAACCCGGATGTCAACGGGTATCCGAACGCCCACGCCTAATTATCATTATAAATGTGACCAAGCCCGCCCCAGCTCATACAGTCATCTACATAGCACATACAGTCATCTACATAACACATACATAATACATACATTtcaatgttatatatattgtaattctgtaatattattatttaggttttttatttgaaattagtaatataataatttttatacattttattttgttattagttCTTGTTACATACTAATATACTTTCAGGTTCGGTACAATAAATTCATAATCTGATATAATTAAATAGATAATCcccttcaaaataatatttttcatttctaCAGTTtgcatataaaaaatatttttaaaatttatttagttatactatagaaCATATATCTGTTCAGGATCATTTATATttctttgttatttaaaataatactagattttgacccgcgcttaaaagcgcgggttatttttcagttgataaaaatatatgatatgaattagtattttagtcttgttatacattattatgttacaaaattttattatatcaaaacaaactattgtttttattaagttagttaatgtaattatatttttaatcgtttgattacttttttcaaaaaaattatatggatTGATTAGACTCAGTgcgtctattattttaaaataaattattttcaattagaTGAGAACAATACTTTTATATCAAGTTTGGACCCGTCATCGAACCAGTAAACACGATGACTTGTACATAAGCTGGtttagatttaatgaaaactcgttaatttaaaGCATGCAAACTTCGAAAAAACGTTCAATCAAGTGTGACCCGGCATTTGGTTGACATGGTAGGAAAAAATatcttcaataatattttaagagatgaaagaaacttctaatatattaacgtaataaaaaataatttaacgtaaatatatataattttgttttaacaaatgatttgctaaagtgttttttattaaatttgattttgtaaatatttagaattatataatgttagatgacatgatataatatgttgtatgatatatgctttcattttaataattgatatctaaatattatatatccatctttgagcataatatatgatgtatataacgttattgaataacaacaataacattggatgataataagaaaaataattagagaagtgtatcatacaaaatgagaaataataataggatttatttaaaatatttaaattatttatagttattgtagttaatggtaggataaaaaataaagagttttatatagatgttataaattcttttataatatatttataaaaatattttcttttaataatataaattttcaatcgcatctataatatattcttatcaaaaatcatcataacaatatatttagaatatattgttAAACTAACGTACGCAAAATAATCtctaacaatatatttagaataaattgttaaactgtatgcaaaataacttcCTTTAAAATATAGTCAAAATTATTAGAAGTGTTAGTCAAGGAGAATCTATGATGTATAAGTTgtgtagataaatattttagaaatgtCAACATATTCATTTGAAAAACCACATTTCGATCAACGAAAAAATGATAGAGTGAAGCCTTTggtcaaaaaataaatgatagtgTGAAATGTTGCAAAGTTGGTGGCACCAAGGAACaatatagttttggtatttAAATTTACCAATCATATTTTGGTTATGGATTTATGAGACATGTTTTGGTGAGatgatatattttagtataatggagttatgtataattttttggtgTATCATAGTAAGTTGAGTAATAAATAAgagtattaattattttatagttagagaaatataaggtaattgattattgcatagttagagaaatataaggtgagaCCAAAAACATAGTTAAGTCTAATAAAAGGGTCTAACAActtttcataggtagattttttaaaactccttctcttttaatagtatagatacttTAGCATCTACAATTTTAGTTTAAAGCaggattttataagtaaatatgatgctatatatgtttaaataatttaGACTTAATACATAGTTTACAAATTTTATCCATTTTAATGGTGAATGAAAttctaaatgattttttttttaaaataaaataagttaatttatcaatttaatataatttttaaatttaaatcatataatacttctattttaatataatataaataaattaaaagtttatgaaactagcataaaaatattctttataataaaatcttaattaacactaatttttaatattattatactactaattacgaaattcatacattattttataaaaaatatttagaacttttagtaatattttcttagattttttatcaagagattttttatagttaaaagtaaaattaaGACAGTTTTATAGGTGAAGTTGTTATATGTAAGATGTGATATCTTAATGATGCCAAAATGTTAgctagaaataaaataaaagattattttttagAGAAGGTCCATTTAAAAGAATCACACATAAAAAGAAGTTGTTATTTctattttagtatattataaACTATAATTTAAAAGTTTATGATAATAgcataataaaaacttaattaaccttaatttttaatatcgttatactactaattacaaaattcatgcattattttattaaaaaatatttagaacttttactaatattttgttagattttttgtcaacatattttttatagttaaaagtaaaattaaGACATTATTAAAGGTAGAGTTTTTATATGTGTGGATTATATAAGATGTGATATCTTAAAGATGCCAAAATGTTAGTtagaaataaatgaaatatgatTTTCTAGAGAACATCTATTTAATGGAAGCATCTTAGCCtactggttaaggtttaaaggtttCAATATCCATGTCTGGAGTTCGGATCCCGTACTATACATTTTCTTGCATATTAGAGAAAATTCAGGTTTTAAGTCCCAGAGAAAACGATAATCTAGGTTTTAAGTCCCAGAGAAAACGATAATCCAGGTTTTAATCCAGATTTATTAATACAAACTATAGAAGAAAGACTTACAAGTGAttttcaacatggtgcaagtaaatttGGACGGATCACCCTACAGAAAAAGATTTACAAGTGATCTTCAACATGATGCAAGTAAATCTAGACGGATCACATGATGCAATTAGACGTAGATCCTCACTAAATAGATAGTATTGTTGGTTGTCGAAtcgtttatgtaatatttttcataaatgtaatatcataataaatcagcatTATAAAAAAACGTctacttaaaaaaaatcacagatAAAAAAATCgtgatttctattttaattgaATACATATCTCATGTTTACTGTATTCTCAAACAACagtaataacaaaaataatttaagaagcGTTATAAGATGATGTGGTTTATTCAAAGGACTTGATTGTGTATGAAATTAGGAGCACGAACGTGCATGGCTGTTCTTTGCGTTGTCTCTGTGAGAGAATACAAGATTCCATCCTCATTCAACTTCAACATGTCAAATTGAGAGAGTCTGCCCCAACTTCTTCTCTTTAGGTTTGAGTTTCTTGACATCTTCTATTCATCATCAGGTTGGTCaaagctttgatttttttttctggtttatTAGAGATTATAATTGATCATGCTTGACTTGATGGGTTTCTGGTAAAGTTCAAAAGTTATGTGCTCTGCTCAGATCATACATTTCTAGTTGTGAAAATGATTCATTTTCATAGTTTTGCAAGTATCTCCTCACCTTCTGCATTGTCTAGCTGTCCATCTAATTTGACTTTGGAATGTTTGATCAGTATTCATAATAACTTGTCCAGATTGAAATTTTGAGAGATTTAATTATGATCAATATCAAATTTCATCTTCTTGATCTATGCACTCTCTCTATCAAAAGCTTTGCATTCCTTATTGACCAATGTGATAACAATTTCTCTCTAATGTTCCTTGGTTACTTCCCAAACCAAAACGGATCTTGATTTGATTTCAGTTGTGATGTTGTCCTGACTTATCTCCCAAATGGCTTTGAGACAAAAATAAGCGACGACTTGAACCGTTGCAGAACTTCTTGTGCAGAGCCGACCCTGACGTTTTAGAGGCTCCAAGCAGCTTTTGAAAAAGACTATTTATTCAGAAATAAATGGACTTCTTTTTCAAAACTTCGTATCTGGAACCCAAACCGGCGGTTCCCGTTAGTACCGGCTCTAATCATGCGTCTCCTTCTCAATCGTTGACCGTTGCGGTAGCTATTAGTGGTAGTACCAAAAGCAAGAATGTACTTAAATGGGCGCTCAAGAAGTTTGCTTCCgagaaaaatatcattttcaagCTGATTCACATCCATCCAAAGCTCACTTCTATACCTACACCTTGTAAGCTCTACAGATTTTCTTATTTACCTGAGACTTTATGTGACTAATTAAAGATCCTGAAACTGGTTTCTGTTTCCTTACTAAGCCGGAAACATAGTCTCTATCACTGAGGCACCAGAGGACGTGGCTGCTACTTATAGACGACAAGTTATGGAGGAGACTAAAGAAACACTTCTGAAACCTTACAAGAAGATGTGCGAGCGTAAAaaggttttctttttctttttctttatcagATATCTTATAGCTAAATGTGTATGAAACTCACACGTTTTGAATCTTGTTAACCAAAAGGTTGTAGTGGAACTTTTAGTGCTAGAATCAAATAGTGTTGCAGTGGCAATAACCAGAGATATTAATCAGCATTTGATCAGCAGACTTGTTATTGGACGCTCATGTAATGTTGGCTTGTACGGGTAAGGCTTTATCTTTTCTGGTTAAATGTTATGATATTTCCATAGTGTTTTCTCCATGATATATGTGTTGAGACAAATTACAGGAATAATGATATTACCGCGAAGATATCACACTATGTGTCAAACCTATGCACAGTCTATGTTGTCTCAAAAGGAGTGTATATTCTTTCGAAAGAGAAATTACCTTCAGCTTCAGACACAGAGAGAAATGAAATTTTAAGAGATACTGGTAGTGAGAGAAGCTCCAGCTGTTCTTCTGGTTCAGGGACTATCTCAGGTTCGGAGATTTTTAAGCAGAGAAACTAATGTCTGCAGTATGATTCATGATTgtaatttttcattattattatttatttattttgggtaGATGCAATGTCGTCAAATGCACTCAAATCCAAGTCTCTTGGTCTGTCCAATAAGAGATTGCAACATCTCCCGACAATAGTAAGAGGGGTTTCTGGTCGTGTGGAAACTGATTCTGATGAAACAAGAAGTGTGTGTTCGGATGCTGCAGAGGAAGTGAGCAAGAGAGAAACATCCTATACCGATGAGAGAAACGACGGTATGAGTCATATCTCTAGCAACCCTGAATATGAAAATGTTACTGATCAAGGTGAAGATTATTTCACAGACGACCAGGTAGGTTTATATTTCCATATTTAAACCTCTTCTTGTGGTGtttcaagagaaaaaaaactctTGTGAGATTGTGGAAAGCATTTGAAATGAGAGGTGTGTTTCCATTGATTTCAGGAAACACTCCAAGAAATTACAAAGTTGAGAGATGAACTTAGACAAGCTCAGGAAATGTATGCAGTGGCTCAAGTAGAGACCTTGGATGCTTCTAGAAAGGTCTTTCCTGAAGCTTCAAAGAAGAAATGGGTTTGTGTGTCTAAATAAAATCTTTCTTGTTATGGTTTCAGCTAAAAGAGCTAAAGTTGGAAGAGCTAACAATAAAAGGTCAAGGAACAAAGGGGTTAGCACAAAAGGAAACACAGCAGAAGAGAATGGAAGAGAAAGAGACTGCACAGAGAAGAGAAGCTGAGATGAAAGTAGCCCACGAAGCCAAAGAGAAGGAGAAGCTTGTAGAAAGATGCCTTGTGGCTCCTAAGGTGGCTCCTAAGGTGCAATACCAAGAGTTCACTTGGGAAGAAATCAGTACCGCAACCTCATCATTCTCTCAAGATCTTAAGATCGGAGAAGGAGCTTACGGCGCTGTTTACAAATGTAGTCTTCATCATACAGTCGCCGCTGTCAAAGTTTTGCATTCCCCTGAAAGTAATCTATCCAAGCAATTCGATCAAGAGGTACGTAGACATAAGACTGGATATTTTATccgttaaatttgattcaaTTTGTTATTCGTTTCGATTTGATCTGAAAAATACATACATTCCTAGCGTTTTCTTCCTActttaaagagaaaaataacTGACATTTTCATATTCTCTCTTAGCTGGAGATCTTGAGCAAGATCAGGCATCCACACTTGGTTCTCCTCTTAGGAGCCTGCCCTGAGCGTGGAGCTCTAGTCTACGAGTACATGGAGAATGGTAGCTTGGACGATAGAATCTTCCAAGTCAACAACAGCCAGCCACTCCCGTGGTTTGTACGTTTCAGAATCGCTTGGGAAGTCGCATCAGCTCTCGTTTTCCTCCACAAGTCTAAACCGACACCAATCATACACCGTGATCTTAAACCAGCAAACATCCTTCTTGATCGCAACTTCGTCAGTAAAGTAGGAGATGTTGGTCTCTCCACAATGATCCAAACCGACCTCTTATCAACCAAGTTCACAATGTACAAACAGACAAGTCCCGTGGGAACATTATGTTACATCGATCCCGAATATCAACGAACCGGGATGTTATCTCCAAAGTCAGACGTCTATGCCTTGGGAATGATCATTCTCCAGCTTCTCACCGCTCAGCCGGCTATAGCACTGACGTATACAGTAGAAATAGCCATGGAGAACAACGATGACGACGAGCTGATACAGATTCTTGATAAAAAAGCAGGTGACTGGCCAATGGAAGAGACCCGGAAACTAGCTGCATTAGCCCTGCATTGTACAGAGATCCGTGCTAAAGACAGGCCAGACCTGGAAAAGCAGATTCTTCCAGTACTAGAGAGCTTGAAGAAGGTTGCTGAGAAAGCAAGAAAAACGATTGCCTCTGCGCCGAAGCAACCTCCAAGCCATTTCATCTGCCCATTACTTAAGGTAATATAACTTGTTCATCACGTCATCCGTTTGCTTGCTAAAGAAGTCTCAGGTTGGTTTAGAGAAGAATGTTGTTATGATGTTTGCAGGATGTGATGAAGGATCCATGTATTGCGGCTGACGGATACACTTATGACCGGAAAGCCATAGAGAAGTGGATGGAGGACCACCGTAGCTCGCCGGTGACTGATTCCCCCTTAGAAAACATGACCCTTTTGCCCAACCACACTCTTCATGCAGCCATTGTCGAGTGGTGCCGTAGAAATCAGTAAGGCAAACAAAAGCGAGCGCACCGTGAGGAATGATGTTATTGGAGattatgatattattatggAGAATGATTGAAGCAATTATATGAAATTGTTGTGATTATATATCcttaattttatgatatgtaTTAGTACTATAACACATGAGATTGACCATGACttgatttttattaatcatataTTCTCAACTGGTATGCTATTTTGTCACATTTCAAACATGTGATTCTGTTTTCTTTTGGATTTGATTTGCAAGCCGCAAGATAGAAATTACAGAATAGTCTTAATATGTAATTAACATAAACTAGTCTAGAACCCGCGCGCTAAGCGTGAGTTATGTTTCTTTCTAATTTGATTTacagatttaaaattaaaataataatgacaAATTTTGAGATGATAATGTTGTGTTAATTTTACCTTTTTGTGATGTTTATTTGAGTTTTGGATCAAGTATTTTGGTTTGTACCTTATTTTCAAGGTGCTGGTCATATCAATATATAGGATTTTTTTATCAGTTACAGtgcaaatattatattttaatattttgtataacaCTTTTTCTTGACATCCGATCTTTACTTTATGACTTATAAAATCATGATAAATTTAAATTCAGTATAACATAGCATAGACAATACTTGAATTAATTACGGTTGTTACTCAATTGGAATTTCTAAATATAAACAAACTAGTGTTACTTTCCGTGCATAAatctgttatatttttaattatcttattataattgtaaatttaaataaattagtaatttttaaatatattataatggATTGCAGTAAATCTATTGAAACTATATTGAAACTATtttggggtttttgccaaaactaacccacaacttgattttaattccaaacctatacccaaaattgaatcaaatgcaaaactaacctaaaagcctagtgaaattacagctcagccccttgtgaccaaacaaaaaaacagaagccatttttacgaatatagccccagtaaatcgtctgagtc comes from Brassica rapa cultivar Chiifu-401-42 chromosome A02, CAAS_Brap_v3.01, whole genome shotgun sequence and encodes:
- the LOC103852157 gene encoding gibberellin 20-oxidase-like protein yields the protein MSVELPVFDISKPLNESSLTSLQDACKEWGFFYVTNHGISGDMYKKLRQFSGGIFGLRDEEKMKMGASNYTPRFIASPFFESLRVSGPDFYASAKSSIDAFSDQATDEEFSELMKEYGEKMTELCEKILKAILSSFGEDLHHKYYKSEFGNCHGYFRINNYTIPLEQDHQEDNVDLLEGLGMHTDMSCITIVDQDDIGGLQVRTRDGLGLMDINPKDEALVVNVGDLLHAWTNGRLRSSQHRVVLKRHSFVDNRFSLAFFWCFEDQKVVFAPDEVVGGGEGGRVFRSFKCGDYLRFRENIEKGKFEKVGHTVEDFARTEDRN
- the LOC103852158 gene encoding putative U-box domain-containing protein 53 isoform X2, with amino-acid sequence MDFFFKTSYLEPKPAVPVSTGSNHASPSQSLTVAVAISGSTKSKNVLKWALKKFASEKNIIFKLIHIHPKLTSIPTPSGNIVSITEAPEDVAATYRRQVMEETKETLLKPYKKMCERKKVVVELLVLESNSVAVAITRDINQHLISRLVIGRSCNVGLYGNNDITAKISHYVSNLCTVYVVSKGVYILSKEKLPSASDTERNEILRDTGSERSSSCSSGSGTISDAMSSNALKSKSLGLSNKRLQHLPTIVRGVSGRVETDSDETRSVCSDAAEEVSKRETSYTDERNDGMSHISSNPEYENVTDQGEDYFTDDQETLQEITKLRDELRQAQEMYAVAQLKELKLEELTIKGQGTKGLAQKETQQKRMEEKETAQRREAEMKVAHEAKEKEKLVERCLVAPKVAPKVQYQEFTWEEISTATSSFSQDLKIGEGAYGAVYKCSLHHTVAAVKVLHSPESNLSKQFDQELEILSKIRHPHLVLLLGACPERGALVYEYMENGSLDDRIFQVNNSQPLPWFVRFRIAWEVASALVFLHKSKPTPIIHRDLKPANILLDRNFVSKVGDVGLSTMIQTDLLSTKFTMYKQTSPVGTLCYIDPEYQRTGMLSPKSDVYALGMIILQLLTAQPAIALTYTVEIAMENNDDDELIQILDKKAGDWPMEETRKLAALALHCTEIRAKDRPDLEKQILPVLESLKKVAEKARKTIASAPKQPPSHFICPLLKDVMKDPCIAADGYTYDRKAIEKWMEDHRSSPVTDSPLENMTLLPNHTLHAAIVEWCRRNQ
- the LOC103852158 gene encoding putative U-box domain-containing protein 53 isoform X1 translates to MDFFFKTSYLEPKPAVPVSTGSNHASPSQSLTVAVAISGSTKSKNVLKWALKKFASEKNIIFKLIHIHPKLTSIPTPSGNIVSITEAPEDVAATYRRQVMEETKETLLKPYKKMCERKKVVVELLVLESNSVAVAITRDINQHLISRLVIGRSCNVGLYGNNDITAKISHYVSNLCTVYVVSKGVYILSKEKLPSASDTERNEILRDTGSERSSSCSSGSGTISDAMSSNALKSKSLGLSNKRLQHLPTIVRGVSGRVETDSDETRSVCSDAAEEVSKRETSYTDERNDGMSHISSNPEYENVTDQGEDYFTDDQETLQEITKLRDELRQAQEMYAVAQVETLDASRKLKELKLEELTIKGQGTKGLAQKETQQKRMEEKETAQRREAEMKVAHEAKEKEKLVERCLVAPKVAPKVQYQEFTWEEISTATSSFSQDLKIGEGAYGAVYKCSLHHTVAAVKVLHSPESNLSKQFDQELEILSKIRHPHLVLLLGACPERGALVYEYMENGSLDDRIFQVNNSQPLPWFVRFRIAWEVASALVFLHKSKPTPIIHRDLKPANILLDRNFVSKVGDVGLSTMIQTDLLSTKFTMYKQTSPVGTLCYIDPEYQRTGMLSPKSDVYALGMIILQLLTAQPAIALTYTVEIAMENNDDDELIQILDKKAGDWPMEETRKLAALALHCTEIRAKDRPDLEKQILPVLESLKKVAEKARKTIASAPKQPPSHFICPLLKDVMKDPCIAADGYTYDRKAIEKWMEDHRSSPVTDSPLENMTLLPNHTLHAAIVEWCRRNQ